The segment CTTGCAAGAAGCGTATGCAGCGAGGTCGTACGATGCTGGCAGCGTGCCTGAAATCGAAAGGCGTGCTTTCAGCATCGGAGGCAGAACTGTGAGCGATCCGGCAAACAATCGGGTTAATGACCTGCTTTCCGCCTGGCACGACGGCCCGGCAAACGCCACGGAGTTTGGCGACAAACGGCTGCTTGATGAAGCAAGCCAATCCGTTGCTGATTCGCTGTTGGTCCATGGTCTACTGATGGATGCCGGCCGACGAGAAGCCGACCGTGCTGAAGATCGCGTTGGTTCTGTGATGAGCCACATCGATTCCGGGTTCGCCAGTGAGGCTTCTCATCCGATCCTTGCCAACACTCGACAGCCACGACGTCGCCAGTTTGCGATCCTGACATGGTCCGTGGCGATCGCGACCGTGGTGATGCTGATGTTTGTCTTTTCCAGCCCCGACCAGAGCGTTTCATCTGCGATGGAGTCGCTTGAGAAAATCGTCGAAGCCGCCTCCAAGAAAATCGACCGGACGTACTCGGTTCGCCTGGTCGAGGAATACGCCCGTGGTCAACGACCTGGCAACCTTCCTGCGGATCTCCGATCCCGAAAAGCGAAAGACCAGATCGACGGGGCGACGCTATACGTTCGCGGCGCCAATCAATACGTGATGACGACCATGTTGGATTCAGGAGAAAAGCGAACCATCGGTTGCGACGGATCGCAGAGTTGGGCGATGCGAGAAAACGGCCCAGTTCATGTCAGCTCTGACATCGAACGGTTTCGAGGCGGATTGCCTGGAGGGCAGCAGGACATACCGTTCCTGAACCTTCAGAATCATCTGTCGCAATTGCAAACTGGCTATGAAATTGAAATGGGTAAGCAACAGGAAACCGTAGCCGGCGTCGTCCTTTCCCAACTGATTGGAGCCCGTAAGTCTCGTGACGTTCGCGGCCCCAAGCAGATTGAAATCTGGTTCGACTCAAGCACTGGAACCGTGCATCAAATGTTGCTTGACGGACTTCCGCGAGGCCGCGGTGGCCCCAAGAGCGTCATGCTGGAACTGACAGACCTGTCCCGGCTGCCCGATGGCTTCTTTTCTCATACTTCCCATCATGAACCCGGTCGGAGAATCAAGAGTGACTAGAGCCAGTTCCAAAACTCGCAGGCGAACGCTTCGACTTTGCAGGTGCAGCTATGTCATCGCAATACTGTTGGCGATCGTGGCATCAGATGTTGCGGCAGCCCAAAACAGACGTGGCGAACGCGACAATCGCGGCAATCGCGGCGGCAGTCGCCTTGGCGGCTACAAAACGCCTCCGCCGGCCAACAAAGTTCCGCACCACCCATTCAATGTTCTGGTCGGCAGGCTCACCGGAGAAAGCGCGACGATTCGCGTGCTGTTCCATCACGACACAGAAGTCCATTTGCGCTATGGCGAGCAGTCCGGACAGTACTCCAACGAGACGAAAGTTCACCGATTGAGCAAAGGCGAACCATTCGATTTCGTTGTCGGTTCGCTCAAAAAGAACACTCGCTATTTTTATCAAATTGCGTATCTGTTGGATGGCAAAACGTTGGAGAGTGACGAATTCAAATTTCATACGCAGCGTTCGGCCGACAGTCCTTTCGTATTCACCGTTCAAGCCGATTCCCATTTGGACGAAAATACCAGCGGCGACGTTTATCTGCGGACACTCGGTAATGCTCTCAGCGATCAGCCGGACTTCCACTTTGCTCTCGGCGATACGTTTATGACCGGGAAGTACGTCCAGCCGGAACTTTCCGAACCGCAATATCTTGCTCAACGATACTACCTCGGGCAGCTTTGCCATTCGGCCGGTTTGTATTTTGCACTCGGAAACCATGACGGCGAATCTGGTAACCGCGGATCAAATGTATGGGCCACAAGCACACGCAAGAAGTACATCCCCAACCCGTTTCCCAACGACTTCTATTCGGGCAACGAACGGAGCGAAAAGAATGTCGGCTTGCCAGAGAACTACTACCAGTTCGAATGGGGAAACTGCCAGTTCATCGTGCTCGATCCGTTTCGACACACCACCATTCGGCGACGCGGCGGATCGACCGACAACTGGAACTGGACGCTCGGTGAAGATCAGTATCGCTGGCTGAAGCGTTCATTGGAAACGAGCGATGCGGATCTGAGATTCGTTTTCCTGCACCACCTGGTCGGAGGCAGCGAACGCAACCAGCGCGGCGGCGCCGAAGCGGCAGCGTTTTGGGAGTGGGGAGGACAGGGTGAATCGGGCGAAGATGATTTTTCCAAACAACGTCCAAACTGGGCCAAACCGATCCATCAATTGTTGGTGGACCATGGAGTCGATGTCGTCTTCCATGGACACGATCACATGTTCATCAAACAGGATCTCGACGGGATCGTTTACCAGCTGGTTCCGCAACCAGGCCATCCTCGTTCTGGCACCAGAAGCGCTAAAGAGTACGGCTATCTCAGCGGTGACATTCAGGGCAGCAGCGGCCACATCAGGGTACGAGTCAAAGATGGCTCCGCTCGCGTCGACTACGTTCGGGCCTATTTGCCAGCGGCAGAACGCGGAAGCCGTCGTAACGGCGACACAAGCTATTCCTACATGCTGTCCACGAAGTCTTCATCAGGAAAACCATCAACCGAGCCCAAACAATGATTAGAAAATACAATCTGTTTTCCGTCGCTATCGCGATCACCATCCTCGCGATCTCTGCGGCCTCACCGGCCCTCTCGCAGCAAACTCAAACGAATCACGCAAACCAGCCGACGCACAAGCCCCGCATCAGCGACACGATCATGGCGAACGTCTATGCAGACAATTCGTTCAAGCTGTACATCAATGGGGAGCTGGTCGCAGTGGACTCGATCGCGTTCATTCCGCACAACGTCGTGTCAGTAGACATTTTGCCTGCGTATCCGATGACGATCGCTGTCATGGGTATCGACAACGCTGATCCTGAAACGGGAATGGAGTACGCCAATACGAATATTGGCGACGGTGGTTTCATTCTGAAGCTGGGTGACGGCACGGTCACCAATGCGACGTGGAAAGCGAAGAAGTTTTCTTGGGGACCGGTTGATGGCGACACCAGGAATCCCAAAGTCGAGAGCATTCCAGTGCCCGAGAACTGGTACGCGACTGACTACGACGACAGCCAGTGGCCTAACGCGAAAGAGTTTACTGAACAGGAGGTTGGACCAAAGGCTCCCTTTTTCGAACATGACTTCGAGGGTGCAACATTTATCTGGTCGGACGATGTGAAGCTCGACAATCTCGTGCTCTTTCGAACGGTCGTCAAGTCTCCACCTGACGGCAAAGTCCGCTCTGATTTTCGCGGCCTAACCGATGTGGTTCCGCAAAAACCGGAGGGACGTGGGCGGCGAAAGCGGTAGTCATTGCGATTCTATCAACTCAACAGGCAACTTAACTTGAACCAAAAGATGATCCCATGAAGTCAACTTCAACGAATCGCCATCAAGGATCGACTGCCGGTCGACCGGTGAACCAACAAAGTCGCCCGGAGTCGTGCAGCATGCCCCGGAGCGAACCATTTCACATCGCCTCCAGTTCCGCAGCGCTACCTCACGGTATTCCGCAGCGGAAACGGCAAGACCGCGACGCAGTTTGTGTATCGCGATTTGATGTCAATGGATCGACTCTCTGTGCGATTCCGGGCCACCTTGTTGATCGCCTTTTCAAGCTGGCATTTCCCGTCATGGTCTTGCTGGTCGTGTTCCTGATTTCGTCGAAGTTCGCGAGCGCTCACGAAGGTCATTCGCATACTCCTTCTGTAAGGATGCAGGAAAAAATCGTCGAGCTCAACACGCAGTCTTCCAGCCTCCGGTTCGCCGCTTTCCAAAGGAAAGAATCAACAGCCCAACCGGAGCTTGCAAAACTGTTCGAGCCGTTCGCGGAGAAGGTCGACGTTCGATTTGATCGCGACAATTTGTATGTAGAATCCAACGGCATGCCGGATCATCCCATGATGGTCGGCATCACCGCTTGGCAGCAGCAAGTTCCGTTGCCACAGAACTACACAGGTGAAAACGCCTGGCGAATTCCTCTGAATCCGGTTCCCGCAAAGAATCCGATGTCAGCAAAGTCGCATTTTTTTCGTGGAGCCATTGCGTTGGCTGCCAACGGCGTTCCGATTTTCAATCCGATCAAGAACGACGGCAAGACCGACACGCTGCTTGCCGGTGAACTCGATCAATGGGGAGGCCACTGCGGACGTGCCGACGACTACCACTACCATATCGCCCCAGTGCATCTTGAGAAAATTGTTGGCGAAGGCAACCCTGTCGCCGTGGCACTCGATGGTTATCCGATATACGGCTACAACGATCCAAATGGCAAACCGCCGACGAATCTTGACTGGCTCAACGGTCACGAAGGTCCAGACGGAAATTACCACTACCACGCCACGAAAACGTATCCCTACCTCAACGGCGGATTCTACGGAGAAGTCACCGAACGCGAAGGCCAAGTCGACCCTCAACCACGAACAGCAGGAGTCCGGCCGGCGCTTCGCGGGCTCAGAGGCGCAAGAATCAATGGCTACGAAAACCCGGAACCCGGTCGTCACATCGTACGATACGAAGTCAACGGCGAAGAACATTCGATTGACTACACCGTTGAAGAAAACGGATCGGCAACGTTCAAGTTCATTTCCCCCAACAGCACGACGACGGAAACCTATGAACCGCGGCAACGGGAGAATCGCCGTGGTGAAAGGAACAGTGATCGGGGCGCAAATTCGCCTGCGAACGAACCACGTGGCGAGCGAGGTCCTCGCAGAAACGGTCGAGGCAACGAAGGCGATTCGCTCGTGCGAGCTCTCGATTCCGATCGAAGCGGGGCGATCGAAGCAGACGAAATCGAAAAAGCTGCTTTGGCGTTGCAGTCAATGGACCGCAACGGCGATGGAGAGATCAGTCGCGAGGAATTGCGTGGCGACGACGAAAGAGGCGAGAGACGCAGTCGACAACGTGGCGATGGTCAAGGCAGTCAACGCGATCGCGGGCGAGCAAACGGTTCACGCGGTCCTCGGCCTGACGACGGACCACGCCAACCGTGGATTTTGGTGCACGCTGGAGAGATCGACCTCAATGCGGACAACGTCATTGCTCGCGATGAAATCGTCGGTGAAGCCACGAAAGCTTTCGCCAGCTTCGATGTCAACAACGATGGCCAACTGAACACTGAGGAGCTTGGCATTCGCGGCGGATCAAAATCGGCAATGGCTGGCTTTTTGAAAGGACATTCAAAAGAGATCGACCGCGATGGAAACGGCGTCCTTAGCAAAGCCGAAGTCATCAACAATGCCGAGAGAATGTTCAACAAAATGGACCGGGACAGTGACGACCAGATATCCGCAAGCGAAATGGAGGCTGCCAAACGTCGCTGACCGAACGCGCTTCCCCAAGCCGCGAACTTGCGAGCATTCATCCGCCGCAGCCACGACAGTGTAAATTCGCGTCGTGGCGACCGATGATCTTGCAAACTTCCGACGCCGCGTAAAAGATAGCCTTGGCGAAGGCAACGATTGCTCATGCCTTTTGCCTTTGCATTACAGCACGAGTTTGCACCATGTTTTCAAACACTCCCTTCCTCCAATCGCCCAAACTGATCTTTCACGGCACGTACCACAAAATGGGTACGGTTTGGATGATGCGAGTGCTGGAGAAAGTCGCCGCTCACTGGAAACTTTGCTTGCAAAAATCCAACGAACACGGCGACTCATTGAACGCCGGCACGGATATCCTGTTCGCCAACCATTCGCATCTGGATCTGCAGCAGCTGGGTGACTTCGCGGGCTCGCACATGATCCGCGACCCACGGGACTGCGTCGTGTCGGGATACTTCTATCACCTGTGGACCGAGGAAGCGTGGGCTCGTCAGCCACAGCCCCGTTTCGACGGTCGTTCCTACCAGCAACACCTCCAAAGCCTGAATCAATCCGATGGTTTGGCGGAAGAGATCAGGCAGTTTTGCCGCTACGCCAAAACCTATTCGTTGCGTGAATGGGACTATGACGACGAACGAATTTTCGAAATCAAATATGAAGATCTGCTAGCCGATGAGCAGGCTGTTTTCACGAAGCTGTTCGAGCATTACGGATTCTCTGAGCGTGCGGTGCAGAAAGCCATTAAACTCGCGGAACAATGCAGTTTTGAGAAAGTCTCTGGGCGAGTCGTTGGACAATCGGACGCGAAAAGCCATCTCCGCAGCGGACGTCCCGGACAGTGGAAAGATGTACTTTCGGAGCGACATCTTGAACTGATCGAAGACTCGTTTGGAGACTTGATCCGGCAGATGGGCTACATTTGACGTCGCCTTCGCGGTTCCCGCAGGCTGTAAAGAACAAACATGGATTACAAACAGAACAGACTGGAAGAATCATGAAATCACGAATTCAACTCGCGTGGACGATTGCTGCACTTGTATCAATCTCATTCGCATCAGGACAGACGTTGGCTCAAGAAGCTGCGACGCCGGTGGCCGTTGAGTCGGTCGTTCTGCTGTCGCCCGAAAACTCAAACATCAGCTTCGTAGGAATTCACGTTGGCGACGATCCCAAGCCACGACTCGGGGGGTTTGCAAACTTTCATGGCTACGTGAAAGTCGATCCGGCAGCCAAGTCGGTAACGGGAATGTACGTCGACATCCACATCGATTCCGTGTGGACCGAGTTTGCGAAACTGACCGGGCACTTGAAGAACGCTGACTTTTTCGAAGTCGAAAAGTTTCCCACATCCAGCTTCATCAGCACCAAAATTGAAGCGACCGAAGCGGGCAAGTGCACCGTGACCGGCGATCTGACGTTGCATGGCGAGACGAAGTCCATCTCCTTTCCAGCGACCTACAAATTCGAAAATGGTGGACTGATTTTCGCCAGCGAGTTCGAGCTTGATCGTTCCATGTTCGGCATGGATAAAATGCTCAGTGGCGTTGCGCCAATGGTTTCTCTAAAGTTCGAAGTCGGAACAAAGACGTCTCCCAAAGCAGAACAGGACGGTCACGGCGGCGGCAAGAAAAAGCAGTCCAACAACGCGACCGAGTTGAAGACTCAGAAGGTTTCGCTCAAGCTGCCGAACATGACTTGAAGCGGCTGTGAAGCTTCCGTGCGAAGCGATTTGAAGGCCGAAGGTATCGCCAAAATCGAAACGGATCTCGATGAGAACACTTGTGTGTTCGAAATCGCGGCTGATGCGGATCCGAAGGCAATGCTCGACAGGCTGGCCGAATCCAACAGCAAGATCAAGGACTGGAGCTTTATCGAATGAAATCGCCGTAGCCACAATCGGCACCAATGTGGCACGGGCTTAGCTGAGCGTCAGATAGATTCTCACCAGCGTGCGAAACGCCAGAACAATAACCACAGCGGCACCAACCCAATTGATCCACGTGAGAGTGCGAGGAACTGTTGGGCCGCCGGCTGTGGTTTTTGTATTGCCAAGGTAAATGAGGCTGGCGATCAGAATCGGGCCGCCCAACACGGTCATTGCCTGAGCAAAAATAATGAGCGGAACGCGGCCTTCCGACGTCGTTCCAAGGGCCACGACCATTCCGATCAGCAGCGCTGCGACGGTGAAGGATTTTGTCCAAACCGAGTCCAGCGAGGCGTCCTTTCCGATGCCGTCGGCCAACAACGTTCCGCCCAGAACCGAATTCACCAGAAACGAACTGCTCGCGCCGGCCAACAATCCAATTGCGAACAACCATTTGGCTCCGGATCCAAACAGCGGTTCCAGCTGAAGCGCCACATCGGCGGCGGATTTCAGTTCGCCTGGCTCGACTTGTCCTTTTAAAACCGTAGCGGACGTCAGCATGATCATCATCGCGACGCCAATCAGCACTGACGTTCCGGCGACCGAATCCAGAAATCCGTTCTGCAAATCTGACGTGCCCCAGCCTTTTTCGCGTACAAGGTAAGCCTGATAGAACGCGCCGGCGATCGAAAACGTGGTGGCCAACAATCCTTGAATCGTCAGCCAGGGATCGAAGAGTACTTTCTTGCCGTCGACTGAATTCTCAACGTCAACGCTCGGAAGAAAGTTGGAACCCAAACCTTCTGGCAACGTCGGAACCAGCCCGGAGATTGCTTCCGAGATCGAAGGTTGTGCCATGACAAGGTTGGCGACAAACCCCAACAACATCAAACCCATCATGAGCATCATGATTTGCTCAATGCGTTGATAGAGTCTCTTCATGCCGAACAGGCAAACACAGATCACACCGTTGAGCGCGACCAGAATGCCCAGCCGAGCCGTATCACTGAGCGGAGTCAAAGCTTCGATTCCGGCCAGCACGCCCAGGTTGTTGCCGAACTGAAAACAGGCCGCAATCAGAAAGACGGTCACGCCAGTCAACATCGCGACCGGGCGTCCCAGGCGATTCCCAAGTTCCGTCAGCGGCGATTCCTTGAGCCCGACACCGATGCGTGCTGCGGCGGCGATCGCGGCCAACATCAGGATTCCGGCGACGACCAAAACCCAAGCCATCGAGAACCCGAATTGACATCCGATTTTTGAGTTCGTCAAAATGCTGCCCGGCCCAAGTACGATGCAGGCGACGATAATCGCCGGGCCAATTTTCTGCTTGAGTTTCTGGAACATGGAACCTGCGTGCTGATTCAAGGTGGGCTCATTCATTGGACGCTCCTCGTGTCGGAAACCCGATCAGTTTTCGCGAATTGGCGCTCGTTAGCTGAAGGATCTGCGACTCGCTGAGTCCAAGTTTCGATCGCAAGTTTGAAACCGCTGCGGGCATCGTAATCGCCGACCCCACCAAGTGCTCCCGATCGGCCGTCCACGTCGCCAACGACTCGTCGACATAAACTTTCTGGTCGCCCAACTGAAACGTCCCGCTGCCATTTCCAGCTGCCGAAATCGCGTCGGTGACAACGTAAGCCCGATCCAGTCCAGCGATCGCGAGAAAGTTTTTTAGTACGTGGCAAGGAACGTGAACGCCATCAGCGATCAGCCCGATTGCGATTCGGTCGGAAATCGAAAGGGCTCGCTGGATAATGTTGTCGTGACGATCGAGCTTCTTGGGACACGCATTCCCGAGATGTGTGAATGCAGAGAGCCCCGCGTCGACTCCGGCGAGCAACTGCTCCAGCGACGCATCGGTGTGACCGGCCGACACCACGATGCCTTGAGCCGCCAGAAACCGGGTCAGTTTTTGATTCGAATCGTTTTCGGGCGCGAGAGTGACGAACTTCACCAATCCATCCGCCGCATCCAACATGCTCTGCATCGAATCCACACACGCCGGCAGAACGTGCTGCGCCGGATGCGCCCCAACAAATCCGGGCTCGACGGAGATAAATGGCCCTTCGACATGAATGCCAGCGATCGTTTCGGCGACCAAAGAATCTGTTTCGCGAATGGAGGCAATGTTGGCCAGCCGTTGTTTCATCTTTTCAAGATCGTCCGTGATCACAGTGGCGAGAATGTGATCGACACCGTCCGAACGCAGATTTTGACAAGCCAGTTTCACGGACGCGGGGTCCAACTGATCGGCATTGAAGTCGACGCCGAAGCAACCGTTTACCTGTAAGTCAAAATATCCCATGAGTGCTTTCTGCAGCGAACAGGCCTATTGATTTCGATCTGCCAATCGGCTTGCTGCGGCCTGATCGAGGAACAGATTGACGTCGGGATGAGTCTGCAGAATTGACGCGGGAACCGAAGGCGAAACGTCACCTTCCACCGACTGCTGGACGGCTTGCGATTTTCGCTCATCGGGCACCGTGCAAACAATGTGCTTCGACTTGAGAATCTGCTTGACCGACATGCTGATCGCACGTGCAGGCACGGAATCCAGATCGGGAAACCAGCCTTCTCCCATTTGCTGTTCCCGACATGCCTGATCCAGATCGACGATCAAATACGGAGATTCGGTTTCGAAGTCGGCGGGCGGATCGTTGAACGCAAGATGCCCGTTCTCGCCGATTCCGATGAACGCGACGTCGACCTGTGAATCCGAAATGATTTCGTTCAGCCGTTTGCATTCGGCTTCCGGATCCGATTCCCCACTGACGTAGTGGAATTTTTTCAGTGGAACCTTGTCCACGAAACGTTCTTTGAGGTACTTGCGGAACGACGCCGGATGCTGGTCGTCGATGCCAAGATACTCGTCCAGGTGAAAGCCAGTCACTCGCGACCAATCGATCTCAGGTTGCTCGACCAGTGCCGACAACATTTCGAATTGCGAGCTGCCAGTGGCCACGATGATCGTCGCGTCGCCTGTTTTCAAAGCCTCTCGCAAAAGCTGAGCTCCCTGTTCGGCTGCTGCTTTGCCGGACTCTTCTTTCGCGTCGTGAACATTGATTTTCATGCATCGGCACCTTGATATTTGTTAGCTATTGACGGTAATCACCGGCCAGAGAAAGTCTATCAACCAGCGTGGCGTTTCTAGGTCGCTCGCTTGTTGCCGTACCAGAAAATGTGCTGACGCGGACAGAAACTGAATCCACGATCATTGCAAAGCGGTTCCAGCCATTGGGCGCGATCGGCAAGCGTAGCGGCATCGATTCCTTCCGGCATTAGCAGCACCTTTGTGCGATCGATTTCGCCGACTTCAGCAAGGAACGATTCGATTTCTAAAACGTCGGTTTCGCAGGCGACAACAAATTTTAACTGATAGTCATGCCTGGCGACCAGTGACGCAACGACATCAGGACGATAGCGAGTGGCTTCATGTTTTGCCGCCCACTGCCCTGCCCTTTGCTCGGTCGGTTTTGAGTTGGAAAGCTTGGGGCTGATCGACATCAAATCACAATCGACCATTCGATCCAACGTACCCGCGGTTTCGATCGTGATGTGGAACGTGGCGTCAGCCAACGCCGCGCAAAGCGACTCAATCTCTTTCGCCAACATCGGTTCGCCGCCGGTAAGCACAACGTGAGCCGCCGGGCCATCAAACTGGTCTTCGATTCCCGATCGCGAGGGCAAGGGACCAGATGCAGCCTGAGCAACCGAATCAACGACTTCCGAAACTGACTGTTGCGTTCCTTCGGGCTTCCACGAGGTGAACGGAGTGTCGCAAAAATCGCAACGCAAATTACAGCCACTGGTGCGCACAAACACACTCGGCGTGCCTGTCAAACGCCCCTCGCCTTGGCGGGAAAGATAGATTTCCGAAATCAGCATCTGGGCTGGGCTCAGTAATTGGGTAAGTTATCGTTTCGTTTATGAAATCATAACCCGAAGCGTAGCAGGAATTTGCATGAATGTCCGCTTGGGTTGACCATCT is part of the Mariniblastus fucicola genome and harbors:
- a CDS encoding metallophosphoesterase family protein; translation: MTRASSKTRRRTLRLCRCSYVIAILLAIVASDVAAAQNRRGERDNRGNRGGSRLGGYKTPPPANKVPHHPFNVLVGRLTGESATIRVLFHHDTEVHLRYGEQSGQYSNETKVHRLSKGEPFDFVVGSLKKNTRYFYQIAYLLDGKTLESDEFKFHTQRSADSPFVFTVQADSHLDENTSGDVYLRTLGNALSDQPDFHFALGDTFMTGKYVQPELSEPQYLAQRYYLGQLCHSAGLYFALGNHDGESGNRGSNVWATSTRKKYIPNPFPNDFYSGNERSEKNVGLPENYYQFEWGNCQFIVLDPFRHTTIRRRGGSTDNWNWTLGEDQYRWLKRSLETSDADLRFVFLHHLVGGSERNQRGGAEAAAFWEWGGQGESGEDDFSKQRPNWAKPIHQLLVDHGVDVVFHGHDHMFIKQDLDGIVYQLVPQPGHPRSGTRSAKEYGYLSGDIQGSSGHIRVRVKDGSARVDYVRAYLPAAERGSRRNGDTSYSYMLSTKSSSGKPSTEPKQ
- a CDS encoding EF-hand domain-containing protein; translated protein: MKSTSTNRHQGSTAGRPVNQQSRPESCSMPRSEPFHIASSSAALPHGIPQRKRQDRDAVCVSRFDVNGSTLCAIPGHLVDRLFKLAFPVMVLLVVFLISSKFASAHEGHSHTPSVRMQEKIVELNTQSSSLRFAAFQRKESTAQPELAKLFEPFAEKVDVRFDRDNLYVESNGMPDHPMMVGITAWQQQVPLPQNYTGENAWRIPLNPVPAKNPMSAKSHFFRGAIALAANGVPIFNPIKNDGKTDTLLAGELDQWGGHCGRADDYHYHIAPVHLEKIVGEGNPVAVALDGYPIYGYNDPNGKPPTNLDWLNGHEGPDGNYHYHATKTYPYLNGGFYGEVTEREGQVDPQPRTAGVRPALRGLRGARINGYENPEPGRHIVRYEVNGEEHSIDYTVEENGSATFKFISPNSTTTETYEPRQRENRRGERNSDRGANSPANEPRGERGPRRNGRGNEGDSLVRALDSDRSGAIEADEIEKAALALQSMDRNGDGEISREELRGDDERGERRSRQRGDGQGSQRDRGRANGSRGPRPDDGPRQPWILVHAGEIDLNADNVIARDEIVGEATKAFASFDVNNDGQLNTEELGIRGGSKSAMAGFLKGHSKEIDRDGNGVLSKAEVINNAERMFNKMDRDSDDQISASEMEAAKRR
- a CDS encoding sulfotransferase domain-containing protein, which gives rise to MFSNTPFLQSPKLIFHGTYHKMGTVWMMRVLEKVAAHWKLCLQKSNEHGDSLNAGTDILFANHSHLDLQQLGDFAGSHMIRDPRDCVVSGYFYHLWTEEAWARQPQPRFDGRSYQQHLQSLNQSDGLAEEIRQFCRYAKTYSLREWDYDDERIFEIKYEDLLADEQAVFTKLFEHYGFSERAVQKAIKLAEQCSFEKVSGRVVGQSDAKSHLRSGRPGQWKDVLSERHLELIEDSFGDLIRQMGYI
- a CDS encoding YceI family protein, with protein sequence MKSRIQLAWTIAALVSISFASGQTLAQEAATPVAVESVVLLSPENSNISFVGIHVGDDPKPRLGGFANFHGYVKVDPAAKSVTGMYVDIHIDSVWTEFAKLTGHLKNADFFEVEKFPTSSFISTKIEATEAGKCTVTGDLTLHGETKSISFPATYKFENGGLIFASEFELDRSMFGMDKMLSGVAPMVSLKFEVGTKTSPKAEQDGHGGGKKKQSNNATELKTQKVSLKLPNMT
- a CDS encoding Nramp family divalent metal transporter, coding for MNEPTLNQHAGSMFQKLKQKIGPAIIVACIVLGPGSILTNSKIGCQFGFSMAWVLVVAGILMLAAIAAAARIGVGLKESPLTELGNRLGRPVAMLTGVTVFLIAACFQFGNNLGVLAGIEALTPLSDTARLGILVALNGVICVCLFGMKRLYQRIEQIMMLMMGLMLLGFVANLVMAQPSISEAISGLVPTLPEGLGSNFLPSVDVENSVDGKKVLFDPWLTIQGLLATTFSIAGAFYQAYLVREKGWGTSDLQNGFLDSVAGTSVLIGVAMMIMLTSATVLKGQVEPGELKSAADVALQLEPLFGSGAKWLFAIGLLAGASSSFLVNSVLGGTLLADGIGKDASLDSVWTKSFTVAALLIGMVVALGTTSEGRVPLIIFAQAMTVLGGPILIASLIYLGNTKTTAGGPTVPRTLTWINWVGAAVVIVLAFRTLVRIYLTLS
- a CDS encoding N-acetylglucosamine-6-phosphate deacetylase yields the protein MGYFDLQVNGCFGVDFNADQLDPASVKLACQNLRSDGVDHILATVITDDLEKMKQRLANIASIRETDSLVAETIAGIHVEGPFISVEPGFVGAHPAQHVLPACVDSMQSMLDAADGLVKFVTLAPENDSNQKLTRFLAAQGIVVSAGHTDASLEQLLAGVDAGLSAFTHLGNACPKKLDRHDNIIQRALSISDRIAIGLIADGVHVPCHVLKNFLAIAGLDRAYVVTDAISAAGNGSGTFQLGDQKVYVDESLATWTADREHLVGSAITMPAAVSNLRSKLGLSESQILQLTSANSRKLIGFPTRGASNE
- a CDS encoding glucosamine-6-phosphate deaminase, with product MKINVHDAKEESGKAAAEQGAQLLREALKTGDATIIVATGSSQFEMLSALVEQPEIDWSRVTGFHLDEYLGIDDQHPASFRKYLKERFVDKVPLKKFHYVSGESDPEAECKRLNEIISDSQVDVAFIGIGENGHLAFNDPPADFETESPYLIVDLDQACREQQMGEGWFPDLDSVPARAISMSVKQILKSKHIVCTVPDERKSQAVQQSVEGDVSPSVPASILQTHPDVNLFLDQAAASRLADRNQ
- a CDS encoding 7-carboxy-7-deazaguanine synthase QueE, producing the protein MLISEIYLSRQGEGRLTGTPSVFVRTSGCNLRCDFCDTPFTSWKPEGTQQSVSEVVDSVAQAASGPLPSRSGIEDQFDGPAAHVVLTGGEPMLAKEIESLCAALADATFHITIETAGTLDRMVDCDLMSISPKLSNSKPTEQRAGQWAAKHEATRYRPDVVASLVARHDYQLKFVVACETDVLEIESFLAEVGEIDRTKVLLMPEGIDAATLADRAQWLEPLCNDRGFSFCPRQHIFWYGNKRAT